The Gemmatimonadales bacterium genomic sequence CTCCGGTCGCGGTGAAGATGCACGGTGGACTCTGGATTGACAAGTACTTTGTAGTATGAAGTTCGTAGCCTAGGGCGGAAGGAGGAAGCGCCGAGTGACGCGACCGGGCGTGGTCGGGGACGAGGACACCAGGGATCTCGGGTTCGGGACGATCGTCTCCCAGGAGAGCCGGCAGCGGCTCCTGAACCGGGACGGCTCCTTCAACGTGGCGCGCCGCGGCCTGCGGCTCGGCTCGTCCCTCAGCCCCTACCACCTGCTGCTGACCACGTCGTGGACGCGGTTCATGGGGATGGTCGCGGGCTCGTACGTGGTGCTGAACGGCGTGTTCGCGCTGGGCTTCCTGGCGTGCGGCCCCGGGGGCCTTTCGGGCGGCGAGGGCACGGGCTTCGCGCGGGCGTTCTTCTTCAGCGTCGAGACCTTCTCGACGATCGGCTACGGCAACGTCGGCCCGGTGGGGCTCACGGCGAACCTCGTGGTCACGGTCGAGGCGCTGGTGGGCCTCCTGTGGCTGGCGCTGGCCACCGGGCTCCTGTTCGCGCGCTTCTCGCGGCCCACGGCCAAGGTGCTGTTCAGCCGCACCGCGGTGATCGCGCCCTATCGCGGCATCACGGCCTTCGAGTTCCGGATCGCGAACGCGCGCACCAGCCAGATCATCGAGCTCCGGGCCACGGTGATGTTCGCGCGGTTCGAGGACGTGAACGGGCGCCGCCTGCGCCGGTACTACCCGCTGGAGCTGGAGCGCAGCTCGGTCGTCTTCTTCCCGCTGTCGTGGACCATCGTGCACCCGATCACCGACGCGAGCCCGTTGAAGGGGCTCACGCGCGACGACCTGCGCCGGTGCGAGGGCGAGTTCCTGGTCCTGCTGGCGGGCGTCGAGGAGACGTTCGCGCAGACGGTGCACGCGCGCTCCTCCTACAAGTGGGACGAGATCGTCTGGGGCGCGAAGTTCAGCGACATCCTGGACCATCCCCGCGGCGACGAGGTGATGACCATGGACGTGGGCCGCCTCCACGCCATCGAGCCCGCGAACTAGGCCGGCGCCACGACCCCCTGGGTATCGCTCCTCATCCTCGCCAACGTGGCGATGCTGCTCATCGAGCAGGTCGCCCCGGGCCTCGTGCAGGCCCTCGTGCTGGTGCCGGCGTTCATCGTGGTGCGGCCGTGGACGGTCGTCAGCTACATGTTCCTGCACGCCGGCTTCTCGCACCTCTTCTGGAACATGGTGGCGCTGTACTTCTTCGGGCCGCGGCTCGAGGCGCGGCTCGGCGGCCGCCGTTTCCTCGCGCTGTACTTCGTCAGCGGGATCGCGGGCGCGCTCGCCTCGCTGGTGACGCCGACCGCGGCGATCATCGGCGCGTCGGGAGCCATCTTCGGCGTGATGCTCGGCTACGCGACCTTCTGGCCGCGCGATCCGATCTACCTCTTCTTCGTGCTGCGCATCGAGGCTCGCTGGCTGGTGCTGCTGATGACGATGATGGCATTGTACCAGGGACTCGCCGGG encodes the following:
- a CDS encoding ion channel, yielding MTRPGVVGDEDTRDLGFGTIVSQESRQRLLNRDGSFNVARRGLRLGSSLSPYHLLLTTSWTRFMGMVAGSYVVLNGVFALGFLACGPGGLSGGEGTGFARAFFFSVETFSTIGYGNVGPVGLTANLVVTVEALVGLLWLALATGLLFARFSRPTAKVLFSRTAVIAPYRGITAFEFRIANARTSQIIELRATVMFARFEDVNGRRLRRYYPLELERSSVVFFPLSWTIVHPITDASPLKGLTRDDLRRCEGEFLVLLAGVEETFAQTVHARSSYKWDEIVWGAKFSDILDHPRGDEVMTMDVGRLHAIEPAN
- a CDS encoding rhomboid family intramembrane serine protease is translated as MLLIEQVAPGLVQALVLVPAFIVVRPWTVVSYMFLHAGFSHLFWNMVALYFFGPRLEARLGGRRFLALYFVSGIAGALASLVTPTAAIIGASGAIFGVMLGYATFWPRDPIYLFFVLRIEARWLVLLMTMMALYQGLAGQSGIANFAHLGGFAGGWLYLRWLDLRSPAARFRSRAAAPPRTSGADVERWKRIRPDALHPVNREEYERVMAKVALAGSASLTPDERAFLDRFSVQ